Proteins co-encoded in one Prescottella sp. R16 genomic window:
- a CDS encoding mycofactocin system FadH/OYE family oxidoreductase 1, with protein MLTGPLALAGRTAPARVLFGPHETNLGDDRGLSPRHVAYYARRARGGAGIVVTETASVHPDDWPYERAPLAAECESGWCAVVDACRPFGTLVLAGLGHTGLQGSSAWSQSALWAPSRFPDPVSRELPMEMGRREIAAVVDGFAHAAGRAAAAGVDGVEVDAGPSSLLRQFLSGLTNRRTDGYGTDRLRLLREVLAVVRDAVGDRVLALRLSCDEHAPWAGITPELSVEHARALADSLDLLTVVRGGPFSVASYRSDGHTAPGFNVELCRTIRDVVAGRVPVVLQGSVVDPGAAQRALDGGIADLVEMTRAQIADPDLVEHVRAGLRPRPCVLCNQTCLVRDPRNPVVTCIGNPSSGFETVDAEPEPDTGGGTVRVAGGGPAGLEAARVLALRGFDVTLTERSGRLGGMLRIAAAGAGRGRLALLADWLEGECRRLGVGVRLDTEVGSADVVAVGGVSRPPSFPVGPGVQVLGSVDVLSGSDIGQGPVLVFDPVGGPVAVSVAVLLAERGHDVAIVTPDQIVGSRLGPTGDLVDANARVLRAGIVRHLAVVPVSGKDGVVILENRFTLERFPVACRVLVDCSLPLPNKQSTGSMGGAWVGDCVAPRTALEAVREGRLAALSMPRTDGVTG; from the coding sequence GTGCTGACCGGACCTCTCGCCCTCGCCGGTCGTACCGCGCCGGCGAGGGTGCTGTTCGGTCCGCACGAGACGAATCTCGGGGACGATCGCGGGCTGTCGCCGCGGCACGTCGCGTACTACGCGCGGCGGGCCCGCGGCGGCGCCGGGATCGTCGTCACCGAGACGGCGTCCGTACATCCGGACGACTGGCCGTACGAGCGGGCGCCGCTCGCCGCCGAATGCGAATCGGGTTGGTGCGCCGTCGTCGACGCGTGCCGTCCGTTCGGGACGCTGGTGCTCGCGGGGCTCGGCCACACCGGCCTGCAGGGGTCGAGTGCGTGGTCGCAGTCGGCGCTGTGGGCGCCGTCCCGATTCCCGGACCCGGTCTCCCGTGAACTGCCGATGGAGATGGGAAGGCGCGAGATCGCTGCTGTCGTCGACGGTTTCGCGCATGCGGCCGGACGGGCGGCCGCGGCCGGAGTGGACGGTGTCGAGGTCGACGCCGGGCCGTCGTCGCTGCTGCGGCAGTTCCTGTCCGGGCTGACCAATCGGCGCACCGACGGGTACGGCACCGATCGGCTACGGCTGCTGCGTGAGGTGCTCGCGGTGGTGCGCGACGCGGTCGGTGACCGGGTCCTGGCGCTGCGTCTGAGCTGCGACGAGCACGCCCCGTGGGCCGGGATCACGCCAGAGCTGTCCGTCGAACATGCCCGGGCACTGGCCGATTCGCTGGATCTGCTCACGGTGGTGCGTGGTGGCCCGTTCTCGGTGGCGTCGTACCGGTCCGACGGGCACACCGCACCGGGTTTCAACGTGGAGCTGTGCCGGACGATCCGGGACGTCGTCGCGGGCCGGGTGCCGGTCGTGTTGCAGGGCAGCGTCGTCGACCCGGGTGCGGCGCAGCGGGCCCTCGACGGCGGTATCGCCGATCTGGTGGAGATGACGCGCGCGCAGATCGCCGACCCCGATCTCGTGGAACACGTCCGAGCCGGACTGCGGCCGCGGCCGTGCGTGTTGTGCAATCAGACGTGCCTGGTGCGGGACCCCCGGAACCCGGTGGTGACGTGCATCGGTAATCCGTCGTCCGGGTTCGAGACGGTCGACGCCGAACCCGAACCGGACACGGGTGGCGGCACGGTCAGGGTCGCCGGTGGCGGGCCCGCTGGTCTCGAGGCGGCGCGGGTGCTCGCGCTGCGCGGCTTCGACGTCACGCTGACGGAGCGTTCGGGTCGGCTCGGTGGCATGTTGCGGATCGCGGCGGCAGGTGCCGGACGCGGTCGGCTCGCCCTGTTGGCGGACTGGCTCGAGGGCGAGTGCCGGCGGCTCGGGGTGGGGGTCCGGCTCGACACGGAAGTGGGGAGCGCCGACGTCGTCGCGGTCGGTGGTGTGTCGCGGCCGCCGTCGTTCCCGGTCGGTCCGGGAGTGCAGGTGCTCGGCTCGGTAGACGTGTTGAGCGGCAGCGACATCGGGCAGGGTCCGGTGCTGGTGTTCGATCCGGTGGGCGGTCCGGTCGCGGTGTCGGTGGCCGTGTTGCTCGCCGAGCGCGGCCACGACGTGGCGATCGTGACGCCGGATCAGATCGTGGGGTCGCGGCTCGGCCCGACGGGGGATCTGGTGGACGCGAACGCGCGGGTGCTGCGGGCCGGGATCGTCCGGCATCTCGCGGTCGTTCCGGTGAGCGGGAAGGACGGCGTGGTGATCCTGGAAAACCGGTTCACGCTGGAGCGTTTCCCCGTAGCCTGCAGGGTGCTGGTGGACTGTTCGTTGCCGTTACCGAACAAACAGTCGACCGGGAGCATGGGTGGGGCGTGGGTGGGCGACTGCGTCGCACCGCGCACCGCCCTCGAGGCGGTCCGGGAGGGCCGACTCGCGGCCCTGTCCATGCCACGCACAGACGGTGTCACGGGATAG
- the mftM gene encoding mycofactocin oligosaccharide methyltransferase MftM, translating to MTTTLDSLAPCPPGRWTHDHVTVERVPSGPIELVRDGDRLHVRHSLGPESLSERLVAEVTASIGDADFGQTEFELTMVGLVRSTVPGALESWTTYYRNSLDELQGGTADFAPIHDKAAELVRGSVLDLGSCFGFLPLRLARAGVPVTATDILPGTMTLLDAVAPTLGLELDTLVCDAAHVPVPDDHADTVTAVHLLEHVDPATGAAVVSEALRIARRRVVVAVPYEDVATACHGHVRTFDADALHALGASTGHPFEVFDHHGGWLVLEA from the coding sequence ATGACCACGACGCTCGACTCCCTCGCCCCCTGCCCGCCCGGCCGCTGGACCCACGACCACGTCACCGTCGAACGGGTCCCCTCCGGCCCGATCGAACTCGTCCGCGACGGCGACCGGCTGCACGTGCGGCACTCCCTGGGCCCCGAATCGCTGAGCGAGCGTCTCGTCGCCGAGGTGACCGCATCCATCGGCGACGCCGACTTCGGGCAGACCGAATTCGAGCTCACGATGGTCGGCCTGGTGCGCTCGACGGTGCCCGGCGCCCTCGAATCGTGGACGACGTACTACCGCAACTCGCTCGACGAACTCCAGGGCGGCACTGCCGACTTCGCCCCCATCCACGACAAGGCCGCCGAACTGGTCCGCGGCAGCGTCCTCGACCTCGGCTCGTGCTTCGGGTTCCTGCCGTTGCGTCTCGCCCGAGCCGGCGTCCCGGTGACCGCGACCGACATCCTGCCCGGCACCATGACCCTGCTCGACGCCGTCGCCCCCACCCTCGGCCTCGAACTCGACACCCTCGTGTGCGACGCCGCGCACGTCCCCGTGCCCGACGACCACGCCGACACCGTCACCGCCGTCCACCTGCTCGAGCACGTCGACCCGGCCACCGGGGCCGCCGTCGTGTCCGAGGCCCTGCGGATCGCCCGCCGGCGGGTCGTCGTCGCGGTGCCGTACGAGGACGTCGCGACGGCCTGCCACGGGCATGTACGTACATTCGACGCCGACGCCCTGCATGCTCTGGGCGCGTCCACCGGGCATCCGTTCGAGGTGTTCGACCACCACGGTGGCTGGCTCGTCCTCGAGGCCTGA
- the mftA gene encoding mycofactocin precursor MftA (Mycofactocin is a small molecule electron carrier derived from the final two amino acids, Val-Tyr, of MftA, the mycofactocin precursor. It plays a role in redox homeostasis and the metabolism of alcohols and aldehydes in Actinobacteria, including Mycobacterium tuberculosis.), whose product MSDRDNVTENQLVEESLVEEVSIDGMCGVY is encoded by the coding sequence ATGTCCGATCGCGATAACGTCACCGAGAACCAGCTCGTCGAGGAGTCCCTCGTCGAAGAGGTGTCCATCGACGGCATGTGCGGCGTGTACTGA
- a CDS encoding mycofactocin system FadH/OYE family oxidoreductase 2 translates to MQYPRLFSPLRLGAHTLRNRVVFTAHLTNSAREGLPTAQHAAYYAARAAGGVGMIVTEEHCVHPSDWPYEKVIHGYRPDVLTGYRAITDAVHGHGAVIVAQLNHNGGQGSGMYSRRPLLAPSPVPDPLFREVPKQLVHTEIRELVAAYAAVARRCRDGGFDGVELQCSQSSLIRGFLASGTNRRTDDYGGPLANRARFLLEVIAAVRAAIGPEAIVGVRLTGDERLPGGIVPDEAVATARLVESTGAVDYVNTTMGMATATLHLVEPSMATPRGYALHIAEAIRDAIDLPVIGVGRIKEPAEAEQALVDGRCDLVGVVRGQIADPEFVAKARRGVGDEIRTCLSCNQECVGRMGLGRWLGCVENPRAGRESVPLPAPSVRGRRVVVVGGGPAGLSAASTAAERGHRVTLYERADRVGGQNRVAASAAGRSELGELTRNLERACVRAGVRIVTGSEVTVGAVLVDAPDVVVVATGARPVRPWWAGDVPAVVHAREVLDGQAFPTGRVLVVDELGFQQGPSTAETLAARGAAVTIATPAMIVGQDLGITLDTEGWQQRAHRAGIEQWTDVTVACPVENVEAGLRVTLANHLTGTERTDIFDAVVCATHQEPDDDLWKALSGNETVAFEVHRIGDAVTPRRSHAAVLEGHRVAVSL, encoded by the coding sequence ATGCAGTATCCCCGGTTGTTCTCCCCGCTCCGCCTCGGTGCGCACACGCTGCGCAACCGGGTGGTGTTCACCGCGCACCTGACCAACAGTGCGCGGGAGGGCCTGCCCACCGCGCAGCACGCCGCGTACTACGCGGCGCGGGCCGCGGGCGGGGTGGGGATGATCGTCACCGAGGAGCACTGCGTCCACCCGTCGGACTGGCCGTACGAGAAGGTGATCCACGGGTATCGGCCGGACGTGCTCACCGGCTACCGGGCGATCACCGACGCCGTGCACGGCCACGGTGCGGTGATCGTCGCGCAGCTCAACCACAACGGCGGCCAGGGGTCGGGCATGTATTCGCGGCGGCCGCTGCTCGCCCCCAGTCCGGTCCCGGACCCGCTGTTCCGGGAGGTGCCGAAACAGCTGGTACACACCGAGATCCGCGAACTGGTGGCCGCGTATGCGGCGGTCGCCCGCCGGTGCCGCGACGGCGGATTCGACGGCGTCGAACTGCAGTGCTCGCAGTCGTCGCTGATCCGCGGTTTCCTGGCGTCCGGTACCAACCGGCGCACCGACGACTACGGTGGCCCGCTCGCGAATCGGGCCCGGTTCCTGCTCGAGGTGATCGCGGCCGTCCGTGCCGCGATCGGACCGGAGGCGATCGTGGGGGTGCGGCTCACCGGTGACGAACGGCTGCCCGGTGGCATCGTGCCGGACGAGGCGGTCGCGACCGCCCGGCTCGTCGAGTCGACCGGCGCGGTGGACTACGTCAACACCACGATGGGAATGGCGACCGCGACCCTGCACCTGGTGGAACCGTCGATGGCGACCCCGCGCGGGTACGCGCTGCACATCGCGGAGGCGATCCGGGATGCGATCGACCTGCCGGTGATCGGGGTGGGCCGGATCAAGGAACCCGCGGAGGCGGAGCAGGCTCTCGTGGACGGCCGGTGTGATCTGGTGGGGGTGGTGCGCGGCCAGATCGCCGACCCGGAGTTCGTGGCGAAGGCGCGACGCGGCGTCGGCGACGAGATCCGCACGTGTCTGTCGTGCAATCAGGAGTGCGTCGGACGCATGGGCCTGGGCCGCTGGCTCGGTTGTGTCGAGAATCCGCGTGCCGGAAGGGAATCCGTTCCGCTGCCGGCGCCGTCGGTGCGGGGCCGGCGGGTGGTCGTGGTGGGGGGTGGGCCGGCGGGTCTGTCGGCGGCGTCGACCGCGGCCGAACGCGGGCACCGGGTGACACTGTACGAGCGGGCCGACCGGGTGGGCGGCCAGAACCGGGTCGCGGCGTCGGCGGCGGGACGCAGCGAGCTGGGGGAGCTGACCCGCAACCTCGAACGGGCCTGTGTGCGTGCGGGGGTCCGAATCGTGACCGGTAGTGAGGTAACAGTGGGGGCTGTCCTTGTAGACGCCCCGGACGTCGTCGTGGTGGCGACGGGGGCGCGCCCGGTGCGGCCGTGGTGGGCCGGGGACGTACCGGCGGTCGTGCACGCCCGGGAGGTGCTGGACGGGCAGGCGTTCCCGACCGGCCGGGTGCTGGTGGTCGACGAGCTCGGTTTCCAGCAGGGGCCGTCGACGGCGGAGACCCTGGCGGCACGCGGCGCTGCGGTGACGATCGCGACGCCCGCGATGATCGTCGGACAGGATCTGGGGATCACCCTCGACACCGAGGGCTGGCAGCAGCGGGCCCACCGGGCCGGGATCGAGCAGTGGACGGACGTGACGGTGGCGTGTCCGGTCGAGAACGTCGAGGCGGGTCTGCGGGTGACGCTCGCGAACCACCTCACCGGCACCGAGCGGACGGACATCTTCGACGCCGTGGTGTGCGCGACGCATCAGGAACCCGACGACGATCTCTGGAAAGCGCTGTCCGGCAACGAGACCGTCGCATTCGAGGTGCACCGGATCGGTGACGCGGTGACGCCGCGGCGCTCGCACGCGGCCGTGCTCGAGGGGCATCGCGTGGCGGTGAGCCTGTAG
- the mftD gene encoding pre-mycofactocin synthase MftD (MftD, an enzyme found in the mycofactocin biosynthesis locus, performs an oxidative deamination of 3-amino-5-[(p-hydroxyphenyl)methyl]-4,4-dimethyl-2-pyrrolidinone (AHDP). The resulting compound, now called pre-mycofactocin (PMFT), is a biologically active redox cofactor that can oxidize the non-exchangeable NADH of TIGR03971 family SDR-type oxidoreductases.) has product MAKNTWFETVAEAQRRAQKRLPKSVYAALVAGSEKGLTVDDNIAAFSELGFAPHVAGLSGERDLSTTVMGQPISMPVMISPTGVQAVHPDGEVAVARAAAARGTAIGLSSFASKSIEEVAAANPQTFFQMYWVGDRDTLLQRMERARKAGATGLIITLDWSFSNGRDWGSPAIPEKMDLKAMFQFAPEGITRPKWLWEFAKTGKVPDLTTPNLAAPGQQPPTFFGAYGQWMGTPLPTWEDVAWLREQWDGPFMLKGVMRVDDAKRAVDAGCSAISVSNHGGNNLDGTPAPIRALPAIAEAVGDEIEVLLDGGIRRGSDVVKALALGARAVMIGRAYLWGLSANGQAGVENVLDIMRGGIDSAVLGLGHKSIHDLSASDLIVPEGFRRDLGV; this is encoded by the coding sequence ATGGCCAAGAACACGTGGTTCGAGACGGTTGCCGAGGCGCAGCGTCGCGCCCAGAAGCGGCTGCCCAAGTCGGTGTACGCGGCGCTGGTCGCCGGCTCCGAGAAGGGCCTGACCGTCGACGACAACATCGCGGCGTTCTCCGAGCTCGGTTTCGCCCCGCACGTCGCGGGCCTGTCCGGTGAGCGCGATCTGTCGACGACCGTGATGGGTCAGCCGATCTCGATGCCGGTGATGATCTCGCCGACGGGTGTGCAGGCGGTGCACCCGGACGGTGAGGTCGCGGTGGCGCGGGCTGCGGCGGCCCGCGGTACCGCGATCGGGCTGTCGTCGTTCGCGAGCAAGTCGATCGAGGAGGTCGCGGCCGCGAATCCGCAGACCTTCTTCCAGATGTACTGGGTCGGAGACCGGGATACGCTGCTGCAGCGCATGGAGCGGGCCCGCAAGGCCGGTGCGACGGGCCTGATCATCACGCTCGACTGGTCGTTCTCCAACGGCCGCGACTGGGGCAGCCCGGCGATCCCGGAGAAGATGGACCTCAAGGCGATGTTCCAGTTCGCCCCGGAGGGCATCACCCGGCCGAAGTGGCTGTGGGAGTTCGCCAAGACCGGCAAGGTGCCGGATCTGACGACGCCGAACCTGGCGGCGCCGGGCCAGCAGCCGCCCACGTTCTTCGGTGCATACGGCCAGTGGATGGGCACGCCGCTGCCCACGTGGGAGGACGTCGCATGGCTGCGTGAGCAGTGGGACGGCCCGTTCATGCTCAAGGGCGTCATGCGCGTCGACGACGCCAAGCGTGCCGTGGACGCCGGTTGCTCCGCGATCTCGGTGTCGAATCACGGCGGCAACAACCTCGACGGCACCCCGGCGCCGATCCGGGCGCTGCCGGCGATCGCCGAGGCCGTCGGTGACGAGATCGAGGTGCTGCTCGACGGCGGTATCCGCCGCGGCAGCGACGTCGTCAAGGCGCTCGCGCTCGGGGCGCGGGCCGTCATGATCGGCCGCGCGTACCTGTGGGGTCTGTCGGCCAACGGTCAGGCCGGTGTCGAGAACGTTCTCGACATCATGCGCGGCGGTATCGACTCGGCGGTTCTGGGTCTGGGGCACAAGTCGATTCACGACCTGAGCGCGTCCGACCTGATCGTTCCCGAGGGCTTCCGCCGCGACCTGGGCGTCTGA
- the mftR gene encoding mycofactocin system transcriptional regulator (MftR, the mycofactocin system transcriptional regulator, is an uncharacterized TetR family DNA-binding transcription factor. Its role is inferred by context. It occurs as part of the biosynthesis locus for mycofactocin, a partially characterized electron carrier derived from the terminal Val-Tyr dipeptide of the precursor peptide MftA, through a radical SAM enzyme-mediated process.) — MRTRRNPSSRIGRRPTTTRDRIASAGLELFVTRGFDDTSVDDIAEAAGIARRTFFRYFPSKNAVPWGDFDAHLTEMRTMLAEVPDDVPVLDGLVSALLAFNTFPPEVASDHRERMRLIFVVPALQAYSVVMYAGWRRVVAEYVARRLGIPPTDQLPRTVGYLLLGVALASYESWLADDSSDLIDLLTRGSHLLYTSLSDLNSLAPNEDR, encoded by the coding sequence GTGCGCACCCGTAGGAACCCGTCGTCCCGCATCGGCCGACGCCCCACCACCACCCGCGACCGCATCGCGTCGGCCGGCCTCGAGCTGTTCGTCACGCGCGGATTCGACGACACCAGCGTCGACGACATCGCCGAGGCCGCCGGCATCGCACGTCGCACGTTCTTCCGGTACTTCCCGTCGAAGAACGCGGTCCCGTGGGGCGACTTCGATGCCCACCTCACCGAGATGCGCACGATGCTCGCCGAGGTGCCCGACGACGTCCCCGTCCTCGACGGCCTCGTCTCGGCACTGTTGGCGTTCAACACGTTTCCGCCCGAGGTGGCGTCCGACCACCGCGAGCGGATGCGCCTGATCTTCGTGGTACCGGCCCTGCAGGCGTACTCCGTCGTCATGTACGCCGGCTGGCGTCGCGTCGTCGCCGAATACGTGGCCCGCCGACTCGGCATCCCCCCCACCGACCAGCTACCGCGCACCGTCGGCTACCTGCTGCTCGGCGTCGCGCTGGCCTCCTACGAGAGCTGGCTCGCCGACGACTCGTCCGACCTGATCGATCTGCTCACCCGCGGCAGCCACCTGCTCTACACGAGCCTGTCCGATCTGAACTCACTCGCACCGAACGAGGACCGATGA
- a CDS encoding mycofactocin-coupled SDR family oxidoreductase — MGQFDGKVAFITGAARGQGRTHAVRLAREGATIIAVDVCKGVAADNTYDAATADDLAETVRLVEAEGAKIYAREADVRDSAALKAVVDAGVEQFGRLDVVIANAGVCNWNRFWEMSDEQWETLIDINLTGAFKTLKAAVPAMIEAGNGGSIILVSSVAGIKALPGQAHYAASKFGLVGLTQAAAKELGEYRIRVNSIHPYGVNTHMGTDPGAGAMLQKFPHYGPSFAPILMEKPIADPDDITDAVLWLAGDGAKTVTASQVALDQGNTKV; from the coding sequence GTGGGACAGTTCGACGGCAAGGTTGCGTTCATCACGGGCGCGGCCCGAGGCCAGGGGCGGACGCACGCGGTCCGGCTGGCACGCGAGGGCGCAACGATCATCGCGGTCGACGTGTGCAAGGGCGTCGCGGCCGACAATACGTACGATGCCGCGACCGCGGACGATCTGGCCGAGACGGTCCGTCTGGTGGAGGCCGAGGGCGCCAAGATCTACGCGCGTGAGGCCGACGTCCGCGACAGCGCAGCACTGAAGGCCGTCGTCGATGCCGGGGTGGAGCAGTTCGGCCGGCTCGACGTCGTGATCGCGAATGCCGGTGTGTGCAACTGGAACCGCTTCTGGGAGATGTCCGACGAGCAGTGGGAGACGCTGATCGACATCAACCTGACCGGCGCGTTCAAGACGCTCAAGGCGGCAGTGCCGGCGATGATCGAGGCCGGTAACGGCGGGTCGATCATTCTCGTCAGCTCGGTCGCGGGCATCAAGGCGCTGCCGGGCCAGGCGCACTACGCGGCGTCCAAGTTCGGCCTGGTCGGTTTGACGCAGGCGGCGGCGAAGGAACTGGGCGAGTACCGGATTCGGGTCAACTCGATCCATCCGTACGGCGTGAACACGCACATGGGCACCGATCCGGGTGCCGGAGCGATGCTGCAGAAGTTCCCGCACTACGGCCCGAGTTTCGCGCCGATCCTCATGGAGAAGCCGATCGCCGATCCCGACGACATCACCGACGCCGTGCTGTGGCTGGCCGGGGACGGCGCCAAGACGGTGACCGCGAGCCAGGTGGCGCTGGACCAGGGCAACACGAAGGTCTGA
- the mftC gene encoding mycofactocin radical SAM maturase (MftC is a radical SAM/SPASM enzyme that catalyzes the first two steps in biosynthesis of the electron carrier mycofactocin from the terminal Val-Tyr dipeptide of the precursor peptide MftA.) produces MTSVLEPPAPKVGRLVDQFELGLDAPICLTWELTYACNLSCVHCLSSSGRRDPRELSTEQCKSIIDELQKMQVFYVNIGGGEPTVRSDFWELVDYATSHQVGVKFSTNGVKIDKKVAERLAASDYVDVQISLDGATAEVNDAVRGPGSFAMAVRALENLSEAGYRDAKISVVVTRENVSQLDEFKELADKYGATLRITRLRPSGRGADVWDELHPTQAQQRELYDWLVANGEGVLTGDSFFHLSAYGDALPGLNLCGAGRVVCLIDPIGDVYACPFAIHDQFLAGNIVSDGGFQQVWQNSELFRDLRSPQTGGACAKCDHYDSCRGGCMAAKFFTGLPMDGPDPECVQGYGTSALEAERTVPKSSQDHSRTGKRAERRVPQAPVPLTLLTRPPAKICDENPLAGM; encoded by the coding sequence ATGACCTCAGTTCTCGAGCCACCCGCGCCGAAGGTGGGGCGTCTCGTCGACCAGTTCGAACTCGGTCTCGACGCGCCGATCTGCCTCACGTGGGAACTCACCTACGCGTGCAACCTGTCGTGTGTGCACTGCCTGTCGTCGTCGGGTCGCCGTGATCCGCGCGAGCTGTCCACCGAACAGTGCAAGTCGATCATCGACGAACTGCAGAAGATGCAGGTCTTCTACGTCAACATCGGTGGCGGTGAGCCCACGGTCCGTTCGGACTTCTGGGAACTCGTCGACTATGCGACGTCGCACCAGGTGGGAGTGAAGTTCTCCACCAACGGAGTCAAGATCGACAAGAAGGTCGCCGAGCGGCTCGCCGCGTCCGACTACGTCGACGTCCAGATCTCCCTCGACGGCGCGACCGCCGAGGTCAACGACGCGGTCCGCGGCCCCGGCTCGTTCGCGATGGCCGTCCGCGCCCTGGAGAACCTGTCCGAGGCCGGGTACCGGGACGCGAAGATCTCGGTGGTCGTCACCCGCGAGAACGTGAGCCAGCTCGACGAGTTCAAGGAGCTCGCCGACAAGTACGGTGCGACGCTGCGGATCACGCGGCTGCGTCCGTCCGGCCGTGGCGCCGACGTGTGGGACGAACTGCATCCGACGCAGGCGCAGCAGCGTGAGCTGTACGACTGGCTCGTCGCCAACGGCGAGGGTGTCCTGACCGGTGACTCGTTCTTCCACCTGTCCGCGTACGGTGACGCCCTGCCGGGCCTGAACCTGTGCGGCGCCGGTCGCGTCGTGTGCCTGATCGACCCGATCGGTGACGTGTACGCGTGCCCGTTCGCGATCCACGACCAGTTCCTCGCCGGAAACATCGTCTCGGACGGCGGTTTCCAGCAGGTGTGGCAGAACTCCGAGTTGTTCCGGGATCTGCGGTCGCCGCAGACCGGTGGTGCGTGCGCCAAGTGCGACCACTACGACTCGTGCCGCGGCGGCTGCATGGCGGCGAAGTTCTTCACCGGCCTGCCGATGGACGGCCCGGATCCCGAATGCGTGCAGGGCTACGGCACGTCGGCGCTCGAGGCCGAGCGCACCGTCCCGAAGTCCAGCCAGGACCATTCCCGCACCGGCAAACGTGCCGAACGACGCGTCCCGCAGGCGCCGGTCCCGCTGACCCTGCTCACCCGCCCGCCGGCCAAGATCTGCGACGAGAACCCGCTCGCCGGCATGTAG
- the mftB gene encoding mycofactocin biosynthesis chaperone MftB (MftB, a small protein, is a peptide chaperone that assists the radical SAM enzyme MftC in performing two modifications to the C-terminal Val-Tyr dipeptide of the mycofactocin precursor peptide, MftA. MftB's role is analogous to the role of PqqD in the biosynthesis of PQQ, a cofactor that derives entirely from a Tyr and a Glu in the precursor PqqA.) yields MRRVLTVSEQAVDAPSSVGTIDPDAAWKLHPQVALRPEPFGALLYHFGTRKLSFLKNRTIVEIVESLPQHPNIGAALAAHGVDQDAARPYLRALETLAESHMIVPA; encoded by the coding sequence GTGCGGCGTGTACTGACCGTGTCCGAACAAGCCGTCGACGCACCCTCGTCGGTCGGCACGATCGATCCGGACGCGGCGTGGAAGCTTCACCCGCAGGTGGCGCTGCGCCCCGAACCCTTCGGGGCGCTGCTCTACCACTTCGGGACACGCAAACTGTCGTTCCTGAAGAACCGGACCATCGTCGAGATCGTCGAATCACTGCCCCAGCATCCGAACATCGGTGCGGCTCTCGCCGCGCACGGCGTCGACCAGGACGCGGCGCGCCCGTATCTGCGCGCCCTCGAGACCCTGGCCGAGTCGCACATGATCGTGCCGGCCTGA